One window of the Alphaproteobacteria bacterium genome contains the following:
- a CDS encoding pentapeptide MXKDX repeat protein, giving the protein MNKIVSAALAAAVIAGSLAGTASIAVADGMKKDGTFQVAAEMKKDDKMGKDAAMKKDEMMKDDMAKDGMHKGDKMKDDAMAKGDKMKKEMKTN; this is encoded by the coding sequence ATGAACAAGATCGTTTCCGCCGCGCTCGCCGCGGCTGTTATAGCGGGTTCGCTGGCAGGCACGGCGTCGATCGCCGTCGCCGACGGCATGAAAAAAGACGGCACCTTCCAGGTCGCGGCCGAGATGAAGAAAGACGACAAAATGGGCAAGGACGCGGCCATGAAGAAGGACGAAATGATGAAAGACGACATGGCCAAGGACGGCATGCACAAGGGCGATAAGATGAAGGACGACGCGATGGCCAAGGGCGACAAGATGAAAAAGGAGATGAAGACCAACTAA
- a CDS encoding NAD(P)-dependent alcohol dehydrogenase, giving the protein MEATAAILRTAAGPFALDSIEIGEPRSDEVIVRIVASGICHTDIKFRDTVPKPIVLGHEGSGIVERIGADVTRLAVGDAVVLTFGFCGKCLACESGAPAHCDDHHALQFKGTRLDGTTALSLNGAPLHGAFFQQSSFATYAVATERNAIRVTGDAPLALLGPLGCGIQTGAGAILNSLKVEHGAKVAVFGAGAVGLSAVMAASLAGADRIVAVDVVPSRLELARELGAHHTVDARDGDVAERVRDLMGGGANYALETAAVESSFAAAIASLASRGVCGFVASPVGRGTTPIVPFDMLIHGKSLRGIVQGSSVPHVFIPRLADLIASERFPLERLVSWYDFADINQAVADAESGVAIKPILRMN; this is encoded by the coding sequence GTGGAGGCGACAGCCGCGATACTTCGCACGGCAGCAGGACCGTTCGCGCTTGATTCGATCGAGATCGGCGAACCGCGGTCGGACGAAGTCATCGTGCGCATCGTTGCCAGCGGGATTTGCCACACCGACATCAAGTTCCGCGACACGGTGCCCAAACCGATTGTGCTGGGTCACGAAGGGTCGGGGATCGTCGAGCGGATCGGCGCTGACGTCACGCGCCTTGCGGTCGGCGACGCCGTTGTCTTGACGTTCGGGTTTTGCGGTAAGTGCCTAGCCTGCGAATCGGGCGCGCCGGCCCACTGCGACGACCACCACGCACTGCAGTTCAAAGGCACTCGGCTCGACGGAACGACAGCTTTGAGCCTGAACGGTGCGCCGCTGCACGGCGCGTTCTTCCAACAATCTTCCTTCGCGACCTACGCCGTGGCGACGGAGCGGAACGCAATCCGCGTTACCGGCGATGCTCCGCTCGCGTTGCTCGGCCCCTTGGGGTGCGGTATCCAAACCGGGGCCGGGGCGATCCTCAATTCACTCAAGGTCGAACACGGTGCCAAGGTTGCCGTATTTGGCGCAGGTGCTGTTGGGTTGAGTGCGGTCATGGCCGCCTCGCTAGCCGGCGCGGACCGCATCGTTGCCGTGGATGTTGTGCCGTCGCGCCTCGAACTCGCCCGGGAACTCGGTGCCCACCACACCGTCGACGCGCGCGACGGCGACGTTGCCGAACGGGTCCGCGATCTGATGGGCGGCGGCGCGAACTATGCCTTGGAAACCGCCGCGGTCGAATCGTCGTTTGCCGCGGCGATTGCGAGCCTTGCCTCGCGGGGCGTGTGCGGGTTCGTGGCCTCGCCGGTAGGACGCGGCACCACACCGATCGTCCCCTTCGACATGTTGATCCACGGCAAATCCTTGCGCGGGATCGTCCAGGGCTCGAGCGTCCCGCACGTCTTTATCCCCCGCCTCGCCGATCTGATTGCGTCCGAGCGCTTTCCCCTCGAGCGGCTGGTATCGTGGTACGATTTCGCCGATATCAACCAAGCGGTGGCCGATGCTGAATCGGGTGTCGCAATCAAACCGATCCTGCGGATGAATTGA
- a CDS encoding LysE family translocator, giving the protein MELYATVVVPMAVFTFVGTMTPGPNNIMLAASGANFGFQRTGPHMIGVGLGATSLLFAVALGMGAVFAAVPSLQLAIKIAGAVFLLYLAWRIATATPAVHDRGQGKPLKFIEAFGFQFANPKAWTITAGAASTFMPPDGGAVRGALVLALTFAIVAIPGIVLWTAFGVGIGHLLTSGRAHRVFNGAMALLLVAAVGLLFAS; this is encoded by the coding sequence ATGGAACTGTATGCGACCGTCGTCGTCCCCATGGCGGTCTTTACTTTCGTCGGAACGATGACACCCGGGCCCAACAACATCATGCTGGCCGCGTCGGGAGCGAATTTCGGATTTCAGCGAACCGGGCCGCACATGATCGGCGTTGGCCTTGGCGCGACGTCTCTATTGTTTGCCGTCGCTTTGGGCATGGGCGCGGTGTTCGCGGCGGTCCCGTCGTTGCAGTTGGCCATCAAGATTGCCGGCGCGGTTTTTCTTCTTTACCTCGCATGGCGGATTGCCACAGCGACGCCCGCGGTGCACGACCGAGGCCAAGGAAAGCCGCTCAAGTTCATCGAAGCATTTGGGTTCCAGTTTGCCAACCCGAAGGCGTGGACGATCACAGCCGGTGCGGCATCGACGTTCATGCCACCCGATGGGGGCGCGGTCCGAGGCGCGCTCGTACTTGCGCTGACATTTGCCATCGTCGCCATCCCCGGGATTGTATTGTGGACCGCCTTCGGTGTCGGCATTGGGCACCTCTTGACATCGGGGCGCGCTCACCGCGTCTTTAACGGCGCAATGGCTCTCTTGCTCGTGGCCGCGGTTGGCTTGCTCTTCGCGTCGTAG
- a CDS encoding MBL fold metallo-hydrolase, producing the protein MKPQAIGDIVVSKLIEDIHPFDTATGLPDAEAAVLVANREWLAPHLYDFAADTLLLSFHTFIVRTPRHTILVDTCMGNDKERPWSEIWHHRRGPYLDQMIAMGVAPEEVDYVMCTHLHADHVGWNTRLLDGRWVPTFPNAKYIFSKLDYDHYAGSDPDDHSHNAFRDSVLPIVESGQAVLIGNDFAIDESVTILPTPGHTPGHYCVRLASRGHEAILTGDLMHFGIQVARPDWSAAFCVDRVASARTRMRFVDTYAESGVLIMPAHFPGPTCGHIVGDGDSTRFLLAE; encoded by the coding sequence ATGAAACCCCAAGCCATCGGCGATATTGTCGTCTCCAAGCTAATCGAAGACATCCACCCCTTCGACACAGCGACCGGCTTGCCCGACGCGGAGGCGGCGGTTTTAGTCGCCAACCGTGAATGGCTCGCCCCTCACCTATACGACTTCGCTGCCGATACCCTGCTTTTGTCGTTTCATACGTTTATCGTTCGCACGCCCAGGCATACGATTCTTGTCGATACCTGCATGGGGAACGACAAAGAGAGGCCTTGGTCGGAGATCTGGCACCATCGGCGCGGGCCTTACCTCGACCAAATGATTGCGATGGGGGTAGCGCCGGAGGAGGTCGACTACGTGATGTGCACGCATCTGCACGCCGATCACGTCGGCTGGAATACACGCCTGCTGGACGGCCGATGGGTTCCGACGTTTCCCAACGCCAAATACATATTTTCCAAGCTGGATTACGACCACTACGCGGGAAGCGATCCCGACGATCATAGCCACAACGCGTTTCGCGATTCGGTTCTGCCGATCGTCGAGTCCGGCCAGGCTGTCTTGATCGGCAATGACTTTGCCATCGACGAATCGGTCACGATCCTACCGACGCCCGGCCACACACCGGGACACTATTGCGTACGCTTAGCCTCGCGCGGGCACGAGGCTATTCTCACCGGCGACCTCATGCATTTTGGCATTCAAGTCGCTCGGCCCGATTGGAGCGCCGCATTCTGCGTGGATCGTGTCGCCTCGGCCAGGACGCGAATGCGGTTCGTCGACACCTACGCGGAGTCTGGCGTCCTGATCATGCCGGCGCACTTCCCCGGTCCGACCTGCGGCCACATTGTCGGCGACGGCGATAGTACTCGGTTTTTGTTGGCCGAGTAG
- a CDS encoding ABC transporter substrate-binding protein has product MRSKRLRALLGAAAIAALGVSASVANAQIQDKTIRFATQTISPGLGLPEFGGASPAVYSLYPIYDSMTQISEKGDIVGMLAQSWQNLDETTWHVTLKKGIKFHNGEEVTADAVVTLFNWMLTPEAKALGLVAERTNTNQLKAVSVAQVDPYTVEFKTATPNPEFPRFAASFWIPAPKAWRDQGRESFSRNPIGTGPYKVVSYDGGVDGTIKLDAFADAGVRPPKYAHLTIVALADAAARVSGIESDQLDIAQGVSFDAKTQLEDSGNKVDIAERPSAMGWRFMSVRKNSPFHDVRVRQAANLAIDRAAMANDLLGGITVPAGQCATRGTFGYNPDVKAYPYDPVKAKQLLADAGYPNGFDTEAMVIPGAFPADSEIYQFAAQQLSAIGIRTKLTPITFPQWLDNWFGKKQGPEGGMGFSDIFQNSCHNDPAIATFAYPNLTCRKAPFASHCDAAEEAKLTEAEQEFDVEKRRKLIQELMVLNHDNAPNLFFVELVDMTGLNKRVSGFTNVLQRYNFHSLTLN; this is encoded by the coding sequence ATGCGTTCTAAGCGTCTGCGCGCCTTGCTTGGCGCCGCCGCGATCGCGGCACTGGGTGTTTCGGCCAGCGTGGCCAACGCCCAGATTCAAGATAAGACGATTCGATTTGCCACCCAGACGATTTCACCCGGCCTGGGCCTGCCCGAGTTTGGTGGCGCGAGCCCGGCGGTCTACTCGCTCTATCCGATCTACGATTCGATGACCCAGATCAGCGAGAAGGGTGACATCGTCGGTATGTTGGCCCAGTCGTGGCAGAACCTCGATGAAACGACTTGGCATGTGACGTTGAAAAAGGGAATCAAGTTCCACAACGGCGAAGAAGTCACCGCCGATGCGGTGGTCACTCTCTTCAATTGGATGCTGACTCCGGAAGCTAAGGCTCTGGGACTCGTCGCCGAACGGACCAACACCAACCAGCTCAAGGCGGTTTCCGTCGCCCAAGTCGATCCCTACACCGTCGAGTTCAAGACGGCGACGCCTAACCCTGAGTTTCCGCGTTTTGCCGCGAGTTTTTGGATTCCGGCGCCGAAGGCGTGGCGCGACCAGGGTCGGGAGTCCTTCTCTCGCAACCCGATCGGTACGGGCCCCTACAAGGTCGTTTCTTATGACGGCGGCGTCGACGGGACGATCAAACTCGACGCTTTTGCAGACGCCGGTGTGCGTCCGCCGAAGTATGCGCATCTGACCATTGTTGCGCTGGCCGATGCCGCCGCCCGCGTGTCGGGTATCGAGTCCGACCAGTTGGACATCGCTCAAGGTGTGTCTTTCGACGCCAAGACTCAGCTCGAGGACAGCGGGAACAAGGTAGATATCGCCGAGCGCCCGTCGGCGATGGGTTGGCGTTTCATGTCGGTACGTAAGAACAGCCCCTTCCATGACGTCCGCGTGCGTCAGGCGGCCAATCTAGCGATCGACCGGGCCGCGATGGCGAACGACTTGCTGGGCGGTATCACGGTGCCTGCCGGACAGTGCGCGACGCGAGGCACGTTCGGCTACAACCCCGACGTGAAGGCCTATCCTTACGATCCGGTGAAGGCCAAACAGTTGCTCGCTGACGCGGGCTACCCCAACGGATTCGACACCGAAGCGATGGTCATTCCGGGCGCTTTTCCAGCTGATAGCGAAATCTATCAATTTGCCGCCCAGCAGCTTTCGGCGATCGGCATTCGGACCAAACTGACACCGATTACGTTCCCACAATGGCTCGATAATTGGTTTGGCAAAAAACAGGGTCCCGAAGGCGGGATGGGCTTCTCGGATATTTTCCAGAACTCATGCCATAACGATCCGGCCATTGCGACCTTTGCCTATCCGAACCTAACCTGCCGCAAGGCACCGTTCGCGTCGCATTGCGATGCCGCGGAAGAAGCCAAGCTGACCGAAGCCGAGCAAGAGTTCGACGTCGAGAAACGGCGCAAGTTGATTCAAGAACTGATGGTCTTGAATCACGACAACGCGCCGAACCTGTTCTTCGTAGAACTGGTCGACATGACGGGCCTCAACAAGCGCGTCAGCGGGTTCACCAATGTTCTCCAGCGCTACAACTTTCATAGCCTGACGCTCAACTAA
- a CDS encoding ankyrin repeat domain-containing protein, producing MSKLLTRRPNGYRRLGIGMAVAFLMVVATGSGRAGILADGALGDDHGLLGFIQIAPSADESASYEGLLAASARGDVAAIRALAAAGADLNQRDSHGRTPLMVAAYGRHYDAIAVLIALGADSDALDNQRYDVITIAGVIDDVETVRLMISAGANPGLITSPYQGTALIASAHLGRVAVVRELIAAGAPLDHVNNLGWTALIEAIVLGDGGPAHTAIVRDLVAAGADVNLADRSGVSPLALALGRGYMAMVEALRAAGAQP from the coding sequence ATGAGCAAGCTTCTAACGCGCCGCCCCAACGGTTACCGACGCCTAGGCATCGGAATGGCCGTCGCGTTCCTAATGGTTGTTGCCACCGGGTCAGGGCGGGCAGGCATTCTCGCAGATGGCGCTCTTGGCGATGACCACGGTCTTCTCGGGTTCATCCAGATTGCGCCGAGCGCCGACGAATCTGCCAGTTACGAGGGCCTGCTCGCGGCCTCGGCGCGCGGCGACGTTGCGGCAATCCGGGCACTCGCCGCGGCGGGTGCGGACCTCAACCAACGCGATTCGCACGGGCGAACGCCTCTAATGGTCGCGGCCTATGGCCGGCACTACGATGCGATCGCCGTCTTGATTGCCTTGGGTGCCGACTCGGACGCACTCGACAATCAGCGCTACGATGTCATCACGATTGCGGGCGTCATCGACGATGTCGAGACCGTTCGTCTCATGATTTCCGCCGGCGCGAATCCGGGACTAATCACCAGCCCTTATCAGGGCACTGCGCTCATCGCCTCCGCGCACCTCGGGCGCGTCGCGGTTGTCCGGGAGTTGATCGCCGCAGGCGCGCCCCTGGACCACGTCAACAACCTCGGGTGGACCGCCCTGATCGAAGCGATCGTCCTTGGCGACGGCGGCCCCGCCCATACCGCGATCGTGCGCGACCTCGTTGCGGCGGGGGCCGACGTCAATCTGGCCGACCGCAGCGGCGTCAGCCCATTGGCATTGGCGCTTGGGCGCGGCTACATGGCGATGGTCGAGGCGCTCAGGGCAGCGGGCGCGCAACCCTAG
- a CDS encoding Xaa-Pro peptidase family protein, producing the protein MLLNKPRAYAVMDRHGLDGLIAATRQNVYYLSDFWSHTLMVERSFTTFAVLPRREDAPAALVMGMTENGRLAEEGTWIDNIVGVTGRASPTAANVGGDEKLDPLSVYLIGQEDRLTDRERGWIAAARSRSDHLERTPALGLKRALMDAGLEKSHVGTDDPRLIDWVNAMGLDGLTGVDATNVFREIRMVKSADEIALLREAAHRNEHAVETAIAAIKDGASAEDLERAYKVALAAQDGVGLYILFGMVPGMRHGKVVKGEPFLVDALGTYRHYHGDLGRTVVVGEPDAETKKRNRAMQIGWQTACDMMKPGLKGSDIVKKVMDVMRKEGFPSFNHCVAHTVGLEHTDHPIPIGPDGLGATPDFTIEADMVLNVDMPYQEYGWGSMHIEDTLRVTNDGFEPLTSLKTDMRIL; encoded by the coding sequence ATGTTGTTGAACAAACCACGGGCCTATGCGGTCATGGACCGTCATGGTTTGGACGGTCTGATCGCCGCGACGCGACAGAATGTCTATTACCTGTCGGACTTCTGGTCGCATACCTTGATGGTCGAACGTTCCTTCACGACGTTTGCCGTTTTGCCTCGCCGCGAGGACGCACCCGCGGCACTGGTCATGGGGATGACCGAAAACGGCCGACTGGCGGAGGAAGGGACGTGGATCGACAACATCGTTGGCGTTACCGGGCGGGCGTCGCCGACGGCCGCGAATGTCGGCGGCGACGAGAAGCTCGACCCGTTGAGCGTCTACCTGATCGGCCAGGAAGACCGCCTGACCGACCGTGAACGCGGGTGGATTGCCGCGGCCCGTTCGCGGAGCGACCATCTGGAGCGCACACCGGCGCTCGGTTTAAAGCGGGCCTTGATGGACGCCGGCCTTGAGAAGTCGCACGTCGGGACGGACGATCCACGGTTGATCGATTGGGTCAACGCGATGGGATTGGACGGATTGACCGGGGTCGATGCGACCAACGTGTTCCGTGAGATCCGCATGGTGAAAAGCGCCGACGAGATCGCCCTGCTCCGCGAAGCGGCCCACCGCAACGAACACGCCGTGGAGACCGCTATCGCAGCCATTAAAGACGGCGCCTCGGCTGAAGACCTTGAGCGTGCTTACAAGGTTGCGCTCGCGGCACAGGACGGGGTCGGGCTGTACATCTTGTTCGGGATGGTGCCCGGCATGCGGCATGGCAAGGTCGTCAAGGGAGAGCCCTTCCTGGTCGATGCTCTGGGGACCTATCGGCACTACCACGGCGACCTTGGCCGCACGGTCGTCGTCGGCGAGCCCGACGCAGAGACCAAGAAACGAAATCGCGCCATGCAAATCGGCTGGCAAACCGCCTGCGACATGATGAAACCGGGCTTGAAAGGATCCGACATCGTCAAGAAAGTCATGGACGTCATGCGCAAGGAGGGTTTCCCATCGTTTAACCACTGCGTTGCGCATACCGTCGGGTTGGAGCATACCGATCACCCGATCCCGATCGGACCGGACGGGCTCGGTGCGACACCCGACTTCACCATCGAAGCAGACATGGTGCTGAATGTGGATATGCCCTATCAGGAATACGGCTGGGGCTCGATGCACATCGAAGACACCTTGCGGGTTACCAACGACGGCTTCGAACCGTTGACCAGCCTGAAAACCGACATGCGAATTTTGTGA
- a CDS encoding aldo/keto reductase, whose product MSYRRLGASGLSVSPLCLGTMMFGAQTDVGEAGRIMAAAKDAGINFIDTANVYNKGESERVTGQLIANDRDAWVVATKLANPFGRGPNQRGSGRKAIVQSVDDSLSRLATPYVDIMYLHVDDYDTPLDETVAALAHVVSQGKVHYLGVSNFPSWRIAEIVLLCSDAGLQPPIVCQPNYNAVSRSAEIEVMPACAHFGLGVANYSPLARGILTGKYKAGDAPDPATRAGRSDPRMMESEWRPESLEIAAKIAERARSRGMSPVQFAVLWCLNNELVTSVIAGPRTLDQWQDYLGIAALEWHEDDEAFVDSLVPRGAMSTHGFVDPKYPVSGRIPAVD is encoded by the coding sequence ATGTCTTACAGAAGGCTCGGCGCAAGCGGTCTGAGCGTTTCGCCGTTGTGCCTCGGCACGATGATGTTTGGCGCCCAAACAGACGTGGGCGAGGCGGGCCGGATCATGGCGGCCGCAAAAGATGCCGGCATCAATTTCATCGACACCGCGAACGTCTACAACAAGGGCGAGTCGGAACGTGTCACCGGTCAACTTATTGCCAACGATCGCGACGCCTGGGTCGTTGCCACGAAACTCGCCAATCCATTCGGTCGCGGACCGAATCAGCGTGGATCCGGACGGAAAGCAATCGTGCAATCGGTCGACGATAGCTTGTCGCGCTTGGCGACGCCTTACGTCGACATCATGTACCTACATGTCGACGACTACGATACACCGCTCGATGAAACCGTAGCCGCTCTCGCCCATGTGGTGTCGCAGGGCAAAGTGCATTACCTCGGGGTATCCAACTTCCCATCGTGGCGGATTGCCGAGATCGTGCTTCTGTGCAGCGATGCCGGGCTCCAACCGCCGATCGTGTGCCAGCCCAACTACAACGCGGTCAGCCGGTCGGCGGAGATCGAGGTCATGCCGGCTTGCGCACATTTCGGTCTTGGCGTCGCCAACTATTCGCCGTTGGCGCGGGGCATTTTGACCGGAAAGTACAAAGCGGGCGACGCCCCGGACCCGGCTACCCGGGCCGGGCGAAGCGATCCGCGCATGATGGAATCCGAGTGGCGACCCGAGTCGCTAGAGATCGCCGCCAAGATCGCAGAGCGCGCAAGGAGCCGTGGGATGTCCCCGGTTCAGTTTGCCGTCCTGTGGTGTTTGAACAACGAGCTCGTCACCTCCGTGATTGCCGGGCCGCGGACGCTCGATCAGTGGCAGGACTACCTCGGCATCGCCGCCTTGGAGTGGCACGAAGACGACGAAGCGTTTGTCGATTCGCTGGTGCCACGCGGTGCGATGTCGACGCATGGCTTTGTCGATCCGAAATACCCGGTTTCGGGACGCATCCCGGCGGTCGACTAA
- a CDS encoding FMN-binding glutamate synthase family protein, protein MSRYLTLALAALLAVGSLLAAVFTIPWTWIPATAFGTLFVVGVWDITQRRHSLLRNYPILGHLRWLFEGIRPEIRQYLVESDLDAVPFSREKRSLVYQRAKDEVDSVPFGTELDVYEAGFSWVTHSIRPKPVPNPDFRLRIGGPACAKPYNASIYNISAMSFGSLGANAIRALNTGAKMGNFAQDTGEGSISRYHRAGGGDLIWQIASGYFGCRTSDGRFDPARFADQAASDQVKMIEVKLSQGAKPGHGGVLPGAKVTAEIAEARGIPIGLTCVSPGGHSAFSTPLEFVAFIQTLRDLSGGKPVGFKLCIGHPWEFLAIVKAMVETGITPDYIVVDGKEGGTGAAPLEFLNRVGTPLVEGLTFVRNALIGAGLRDRIRIGAAGKVITAFDIVWAMGLGADWCNSARGFMFALGCIQAQACHTNRCPVGIATQDPLRQRALVVEDKARRVAAFHRNTMKALAEVVAAAGLSSPADVQPGMLQVRQKTGDVIPANEAFPVLALGELLAGSEDPAFRKYWAMARAASFDPAR, encoded by the coding sequence ATGAGCCGATATTTGACATTGGCGTTGGCGGCGCTTCTTGCGGTTGGTTCGCTTCTCGCTGCGGTGTTCACTATCCCCTGGACGTGGATTCCGGCGACCGCGTTTGGCACGCTATTCGTGGTCGGAGTCTGGGACATAACCCAGCGGCGCCACAGTCTTTTGCGCAACTACCCTATCCTCGGTCATCTGCGCTGGTTGTTCGAAGGCATCCGGCCGGAGATCCGCCAATACCTGGTCGAAAGCGATCTCGATGCCGTGCCGTTCAGTCGTGAGAAACGATCGCTGGTCTACCAGCGCGCAAAGGACGAGGTCGATTCAGTCCCGTTCGGTACCGAACTCGATGTCTATGAGGCGGGTTTCTCATGGGTCACGCACTCGATCCGCCCAAAGCCGGTTCCTAATCCGGACTTTCGGCTGAGGATCGGCGGCCCCGCATGCGCAAAACCTTACAACGCGTCGATCTACAATATTTCGGCGATGAGTTTCGGATCGCTCGGCGCCAACGCCATTCGGGCCCTCAATACGGGCGCGAAGATGGGGAACTTCGCACAAGACACCGGCGAAGGATCGATCAGCCGCTATCACCGCGCCGGGGGCGGCGATCTGATCTGGCAAATCGCCTCCGGTTATTTCGGTTGCCGCACGAGCGACGGTCGGTTCGACCCGGCCCGATTCGCCGACCAGGCCGCGAGCGACCAAGTGAAAATGATCGAGGTAAAGCTGTCGCAAGGCGCCAAACCCGGCCACGGCGGCGTCCTGCCTGGCGCCAAGGTCACCGCCGAAATCGCCGAAGCGCGCGGCATTCCTATAGGTTTGACGTGCGTTTCGCCCGGCGGGCATAGCGCCTTCTCCACGCCCCTCGAATTTGTCGCGTTCATTCAGACATTGCGCGACCTGTCGGGCGGTAAACCGGTCGGCTTTAAACTGTGTATCGGGCACCCTTGGGAGTTCCTCGCCATCGTCAAGGCGATGGTCGAAACCGGTATCACCCCGGATTACATCGTTGTCGACGGCAAGGAGGGCGGCACCGGCGCCGCACCGTTGGAATTCCTTAACCGCGTCGGTACTCCCCTGGTCGAAGGGTTAACATTTGTGCGCAACGCGCTCATCGGCGCAGGCCTGCGCGACCGCATTCGCATCGGGGCCGCGGGTAAAGTCATCACCGCCTTCGACATCGTGTGGGCGATGGGTCTTGGGGCGGACTGGTGCAATTCGGCACGCGGCTTCATGTTCGCCCTTGGGTGCATCCAGGCCCAGGCGTGCCACACAAATCGGTGTCCCGTGGGCATTGCAACTCAAGACCCTCTTCGCCAGCGAGCGCTGGTGGTCGAGGACAAGGCGCGCCGCGTCGCGGCATTTCATCGCAATACCATGAAGGCTTTGGCTGAAGTCGTTGCCGCGGCAGGGCTATCTAGTCCCGCCGATGTGCAGCCAGGGATGCTCCAAGTACGCCAGAAGACCGGCGATGTAATCCCGGCGAACGAAGCGTTTCCGGTGCTCGCGCTGGGCGAACTCTTAGCCGGCAGCGAAGACCCTGCGTTTCGCAAGTATTGGGCAATGGCGCGCGCGGCGAGTTTCGACCCAGCGCGTTAG
- a CDS encoding PhzF family phenazine biosynthesis protein, whose amino-acid sequence MTHVLHQIDAFTEAAFGGNPAAVCLLDVEAEKNWMQKVAQEMNLSETAFVFRRDDGDWSLRWFTPGAEVDLCGHATLASAHFLWDMGLLDPTAAARFHTRSGVLTCVQAESWIVMDFPALPTETAVEPVGLAAALGAHPIAVWRSTWDLVAEFATASDVCDLAPDFPALRPFAERGVLATAPGDGDYDFVSRFFAPVHRIDEDPVTGSAHCILAPFWGKRLGKTRMLAFQASARGGVLRVETKGDRIDLGGKAVTVMRGTLSC is encoded by the coding sequence GTGACCCACGTGCTGCATCAAATCGACGCGTTCACCGAGGCGGCGTTCGGCGGTAATCCGGCCGCGGTATGCCTTCTCGACGTCGAAGCAGAAAAGAACTGGATGCAGAAGGTCGCGCAGGAGATGAACCTATCGGAAACGGCATTCGTTTTTCGCCGCGACGACGGCGATTGGTCGTTGCGCTGGTTCACACCCGGCGCGGAAGTCGATCTCTGCGGTCACGCGACCCTCGCGAGCGCCCATTTTCTTTGGGACATGGGACTTCTCGATCCCACCGCGGCGGCGCGGTTCCATACGCGGTCCGGCGTATTGACGTGTGTGCAGGCAGAGTCCTGGATCGTAATGGACTTCCCGGCGTTGCCGACCGAGACGGCGGTAGAGCCGGTCGGTTTGGCAGCCGCGCTCGGCGCACACCCCATCGCAGTTTGGCGCAGCACCTGGGACCTTGTCGCCGAGTTCGCGACCGCCAGCGATGTCTGCGACCTCGCTCCCGATTTCCCCGCGCTCCGGCCCTTCGCCGAGCGGGGCGTGCTTGCCACTGCCCCCGGCGACGGTGATTACGATTTCGTCTCGCGGTTCTTTGCACCGGTGCACCGGATCGACGAAGACCCCGTGACCGGCTCGGCACACTGCATTCTGGCGCCCTTCTGGGGTAAGCGCCTCGGCAAAACCCGAATGCTGGCATTCCAGGCATCGGCGCGCGGCGGGGTCCTACGCGTCGAAACAAAGGGCGACCGCATCGACCTTGGCGGCAAGGCAGTGACGGTCATGAGGGGAACGCTGTCATGCTGA
- a CDS encoding DsbA family protein: protein MTVTVRVWSDYVCPYCFLAEQPLADAIAQSGVDAAVSWMPFELRPEPTPTLRPEDDYLQTGWARSVYPMAAEMGVEIRLPDVSPQPYSRLAFEGHLFAEEHGQSAAYTHRMFSAFFQESLDIGDIDILTALAQEIALDGAAFRTALEDGTYAEMHQMLLRVAYEQIPVTAVPTFLIGNRLLRGLVPIDGLIEQLRAAALDPTP from the coding sequence ATGACCGTTACCGTCCGCGTCTGGTCCGACTACGTTTGTCCTTACTGTTTTCTCGCCGAACAGCCACTTGCCGACGCCATCGCCCAGAGCGGTGTCGACGCGGCGGTGTCCTGGATGCCCTTTGAGTTGCGCCCCGAACCGACACCGACTCTTCGGCCCGAGGACGACTATCTACAAACCGGCTGGGCGCGCTCCGTCTATCCGATGGCCGCCGAAATGGGCGTCGAAATCCGCTTGCCCGACGTATCGCCGCAACCCTATTCGCGCTTGGCCTTTGAGGGGCATTTGTTCGCGGAAGAGCACGGACAGAGCGCGGCCTACACGCATCGAATGTTTTCGGCGTTCTTCCAAGAGAGCCTGGACATCGGCGATATCGACATCTTGACCGCCCTGGCCCAAGAGATCGCCTTGGACGGCGCGGCGTTTCGCACCGCTCTCGAAGACGGCACCTATGCAGAGATGCATCAAATGCTCCTACGGGTGGCCTACGAGCAAATCCCGGTGACCGCGGTACCAACGTTCTTGATCGGCAACCGCCTATTGCGCGGTCTCGTACCGATCGACGGACTGATCGAGCAACTTCGGGCTGCGGCGTTGGACCCCACGCCGTGA